The sequence ACGATCTGCTCGACGTCATCGAGCACCAGGCGCAGCAGGGCGTGGACTACATGACGATCCACGCCGGGATCTTGCTCGAGCATCTGCCGCTGGTGTACGGCCGCGTGACGGGGATCGTGAGTCGCGGCGGCTCGTTGCACGCCGTGTGGATGATGCACCATCGCAAGCAGAACCCGTTGTACGAGCGGTACGACGACCTGCTCGAGATCCTCCGCGCCTACGACGTCACGATTTCGTTAGGCGACTCGCTGCGGCCCGGGTCGGTGCACGACGCGAGCGACCGGGCGCAGTTCGCCGAGCTCGAGACGCTGGGCGAATTGACCAAGCGCGCCTGGGCGCGCGACGTCCAGGTGATGGTGGAAGGGCCGGGCCACATCCCGATGCACCAGATCGAAATGAACGTGCGCAAGCAGAAGGAGATCTGTCTCGAGGCGCCGTTCTACACGCTCGGTCCGCTCGTGACGGACATCGCGCCCGGGTACGACCACATCACGAGCGCGATCGGCGCGGCGATGATCGGCTGGTACGGCGCCGACATGCTCTGCTACGTCACGCCCAAGGAGCACCTGGGGTTGCCCAACGCCGAGGACGTGCGCCAGGGCGTGATCGCCTACAAGATCGCCGCGCACGCGGCCGACATCGCGCGCGGCCGCGCCGGCGCACGCGACCGCGACGATGCGCTGTCTCGCGCGCGGTACGCGTTCGACTGGAACGAGCAGTTCCGGCTGTCGCTCGATCCGGAGCGGGCGCGAGAGTACCACGACGAGACGCTGCCGGCCGAGTACTTCAAGAGCGCCGAATTCTGCGCGATGTGCGGACCCAAGTTCTGCTCGATGCACCATTCGCGCACGATCGACGAAGGGATCGCGCAGCTGGCGCGGGAGCGCGGCCTAACTGACGACGCGCCGGCGGCGGTGGAGGAAGCGGCGGCCGCCGCGGGCCGCTGACCGCGGTGGCCCTTTCCTCCCGCGAGCGCGCCGCGCTGCGCGCGGAAGCCAACCATCTCGATCCGACGGTCTCCGTCGGGGCGGGCGGCATCACGCCCGCGATCGTGCAATCGCTCGAGGACGCCTTTCGCTCGCGGGAGCTGGTGAAAGTTCACGTTGGCCGGACCGCGAACCTCGCGGCGCGCGACGTGGCCACAGACCTCGCGGGCGCCGCGCACGCCGAGGTGGTGCAGGTGATCGGACACACTACCACGCTATTCCGCCTGAATCCCGAGCTGCGCGCCCGCCGGGCGAAACGCGCCGCTCGAGACGCTCAATGATGCGTCGTATCCGCCGGTAGGTTGAGCTGGCGGATCGAACCGCGCTGGAGCCGGCCCTCGAGCGCGGTCACTTGCTTGGTCTTGATCTGCTGCCACCGAGCGACTGCGGCGTCGACCCGGCGCTCCAGCTCCGGCACGGCCGCCGCGGCTTGCGTGGTCGGATCGGCATCGGCGCTTTCCAGCACGTCGAGCACCGCCAGCAGGTCGCCGTTCAGCCGCACCAGATCGTCTCCGTTAGGCGAGCCGGCACGGTGCTCGCCGGCGAGCGCGGCGAGGCTGTCATCGACGACGGACATCATCCTCGACTTGACGCCGGCGGTATCCGACTGGCTCTTCCGCAACGACGCCAGCCGCGCGCGCAGCGCGCGCACCTGCGCCAGCGCCGCGTATTCGCGGTGCATGGCGCTGGTGATGCGCAGGGCGAGCGCGAGCTGGTGCGCGAGGCCGGCCGGCGGCGTCGCCACGCGCGGGTCCAGGCGCACCTCCAGCGGTTCGCTCAGCGTGCGGCCGCCGACCGCGAGGCGCACGGTGTACCGGCCCGGAACCACAGTCGGGCCTAACGGATAGCGCGGGGTGTCGTGCACGATCGCGGAGATCGGGTAGTCGTGCTGCAAGGCATCCGGCGGCGGATAGTGCAGATTCCACACGAAGCGATGCATGCCGGGCTCCGCGGACAACGGCTGGAAGGGCTTCACCCAGTAGGCGGGCACGTTGAGCTCGGAGTCGGGCGGCGGCGCGACATCGGCGCTCGAGAACCGCCGCACCAGCGCGCCGTGCGCATCGAGTATCTCGAGCGTCACTGCGTTAGGCGATGAGCCCTGGCCGATCCAGTAGTCGATGATCGCGCCGTCGGGCGGATTCCTGCCCGCGGGCTCCTCCGGCGGCAAGGGCGTGTCGGTGTTCGCATCCCGCCGCACGCGATAGGCTGGCGCCGGCGTGAAGAGGAACGCGGGCGATGCGGCCACGCGGGCATCGAGCTGTCTCAGGCGCGCGATGTCGTCGAGGATCCAGAACGACCGGCCGTGCGTGGCGATGACGAGATCGTTGTCGTGCACGATGAGGTCGCGAATGGAGGTCGCCGGCATGCCTAACCGCAGCGACTGCCAGTGCGCGCCATCGTCGAAGGAGACGTAAACGGCGTGCTCCGTCCCGGCGTACAGGAGGCCGCGCCGCAGCGGATCCTCGCGCACGACGTTCACCGGCTCGTCGTCCGGAATGCCCGTGGTGATGGCGTGCCACGTCTTCCCGCCGTCGTGCGTGCGATAGATGTAGGGATGCAGGTCGTCCACCCGAAGCCGCGACACCGACGCGTACGCCGATGCGCTGTCGAAGTGCGAGGCGTCGATCTGCGTGACCTTGCTCCACGCTTCCATGCCCGGCGGCGTGACATTGCGCCAATGCGCGCCGCCATCGCGCGTCACCTGAATCAGACCGTCGTCGGTGCCGATCCAGATGAGATGCGCGTCGCGCGCCGACGGCGCGATCGAGTAGATCACGCCGCGGTGGGGGTGCTGCCCCGCCTGTTGGGCATAGACGCCGAGGCTGGCCGGCACGCCGGGATCGGAACGCGTCAGATCCGGGCTGATCACCGTCCAGCTGCGGCCTCCGTTAGTCGTCTTGAACAACACCTGCGCGGCGAAATAGAGCACGTGCGGATCGGCCGGCGAAAAGATGATCGGCGCCGTGCGGTCGAACCGGTACGCACCGGAGCGCAGTACCACCGGCCCGACGTCCTGCACCTGGCCCGTGGTCTCGTCGTAGCGCGTCACCTTTCCGCCGTAGATGATTCCCGGGTGCAGCGGGTCGGGAACGGCGTAGCCGTACTCCTCGACACCCACGGGATGCCAATCGCGGAACGTGATCTGGCCGTCGTTGCCGCGACTCGAGACGCCGGCCGACCCGCTTTCCTGCTGCCCGCCGTACACGCGATACGGGAAGCGATTGTCCGCGGCGACATGGAACATCTGCCCGGTGGGCTGGTTGTACCACGAGCTCCAGGTCTCGCCGCCGTTGACCGAGATGGTCGCGCCCTGGTCGCTGCCTAACAGAATGATCTTCGGGTTGTCGGGGTTGATCCAGATGCGGTGGTAGTCGTCGCCGCCGGGCGCGCCCTTGATCGCGGTGAAGGTGTGGCCGCCATCGGTCGAGCGGTACGTCGACGTATTCGCGACGTAGATCTCATCGGAGTTGGTCGGATCGACTTGGACTTCGGCGAAGTCGTCGCCGCGGCCGTACACGCGCTCTTCGCCGTTCACACGGGTCCACGTCGCGCCGGCGTCGTCGGAGCGGTACACGCCGCCTAACTTTGGCGGCGCCTGCACCATCGCGTACACCCGCCGGCCATCGCTCGGCGCCACGGCGATGCCGATGCGGCCGAGGCCCTGCGCCGGCGTCGGGAGCCCGGTGGAGAGCTGGGTCCACGTCGCGCCGCCGTCGACCGACTTGTACAATCCGCTGCCTTGCCCGGCGTACGCATTGTCGTACTCCCACGGCCCCTGCCGCGCGGCCCAGAGGACGGCGTACACCACCTGCGCGTTGGCCGGATCGAACGCCAGCGCCACCGCGCCCGTGTTCTCATCCTTGAACAGCACGCGTTCGAAGGTGGCGCCCCCGTCGGTCGAGCGATATACGCCGCGCTCTGCGTTAGGCCCGTACGGATGGCCGAGCACCGCGACGAAGAGGCGGTCGGCATCGCGTGGGTCCACCAGAATCGCCGCCGTCTGCTGGCCGCCGCGGAGGCCGGCCAGATGGGTCCACGTGCGGCCGCCGTCCGTCGACTTGTACATCCCGTCGCCGATCGACAGATCGGGCCGTTGCAACCCTTCGCCGCTGCCTACATAAATGATGGCGGGATCGGATGGCGCCACAGCCAGCGCGCCGATCGATCCGACGGGTTCCCGATCGAAGATCGGCGTCCACACACGGCCGTAGTCGGTGCTCTTCCAGACGCCGCCATCGGTCGCGGCGACGTAGAACACGTTCGGTTGTCCGCGGACGCCCGTCGAGGCCACGGTGCGGCCGCCGCGATGTGGGCCGATCATGCGCCATTGGAGGCCGGCGAACATCGTCGAATCGAATTGTTGGGCGTGCGCGATCGATGGAGCGCAGGCAACGACGAGCGATGCGCCGAGCAGTGCGACGCGGAAGCGCGATGGCATGGAGGATCGGGACGCGGTCACGGGATGGAGACGGGCGAGCAGAAAGCAGACAACGCGGGCACGTCGCGCGCAAGATCTACGCGGCGCGATGGGTCGGCGCCATCGTTGATCACCACCGACGGAGCAAATCATGAACGTACGTCCCGCTCGAACCGCGGATGCGTCCTCGATCAAGGCGCTGATCGATCTTTATGTGTCGGACGGCACGCTGCTGCCGCGCACGCTGGACTTCATTCGCGAGCACATCGCTGATTTTCTGGTCGCGACTGACGACGAGGTGGTCGTGGGCTGCGTGCACCTGGAGGAGTACGCGCCGAGTCTGGCAGAGATCCGCTCGTTGGCGGTGGATCCCGGTGCGCAGGGGCAGGGCATCGGCGCCGCGCTGGTTCGGACGGCCGAGGAGTTGGCGCAGCGGCGGGAGCTCGCGACGTTGTTCGCGGTGAGCAACAGCGAGCAATTCTTTCGCGGATTGGGCTACGCGCCGGAGCACGTGCCGGAGCTGGACCGCGAGCGCAGCGAAGTAAGCAAGTACAAGGGTGTGTATGCGCGGGCGGTGCCGCCGCGGCGGTGACGCGGCCGGCGATCGCGCGACCCGAAAATATATTGGACATCAATATATTTGCGATCGGGGGCACGGTTCTCGCAGCGAATCTGGGCGGCTTCCCCACCAACGGCAGGAGCCCGAGAGTCGCGGGAACAGCACCAGTGCGAGTGCGCAAGGCGCTCACGGCGCGTCGACTCGACTTCACATCTCTTCGTCCCGCGGCCGCGACGTGGCCGGAGTGCGGGACGGACAGGACCATGCAGGGCAACAGGATCATCTCGGCGATGGCGGCGCTCACGGTGGGCGCGGGCGCGGTGGTCGCGCTGAGCGGGTTTACGCGGCCGGTGGACCAATCGCAGGCCAAGACCATCGCGATCAAGGCGTGCGGCGGCGGGACGGTGAAATCGGAAAGCGATGGAGGGATGCGCAACGGCGACAAGGTGTACACGTTCGAGGTGAACGTGGCCAACAAGTCGTTCGTCGAGAAGGTGAACGTGGACGCCAAGACCGGCGAGGTGCTGGACGTGACGTACGCCGGACAGCAGGCCTGACGAGTACGGGAGCCCGCCGCCGGCCGGCGGCGGGCTTTGTCGTTAGGCGCCGGGGCCGCGCGCGAAGTGTCCGGTGGCGAGAAACGTGAACGCCTGCGAGAGCGCGCGCCGATTCGCCGGCAGCAACGCGTGGCCGCCGCGGACGACGAGGTGGTCGCGCATGCCGACGAGGCGTGTCGCGCTCACCGATACCAGCCCATCGTTGGGCGTGCCGATCCAGCGGCCGAAGAGCGCGGGGCGGCGCCGCTCGCCGGCGATGACGCCCAACTCGAACGTCGCTTCGGGCAACCGTCGCGGCACGCTGTCGGCGCCGGTGCCGAGCTCGACGCCGGCCGGCCCCATGATCCGGCGAAACGCACGCGTGTGTCCGAGGCGCTCGGCGATCTCGTTTCCTGCGTTAGGCGGGCCGAGCATCACCACCCGGCCGACGTTCGGCGGCGAGGCGCGCGCCAACAGCGCGCGTACGATGATGCCGCCCAACGAGTGGGTGAGAAAATGGATGCGTTCGTCTCCGGGAGCCGGCGGGAGCGCGTCCAGCACTCGGCGGAGCGACTCGGCGTGCACCATGATGCCGGCGCGCGCCGACGGATAGCCCCAGTTGAGCACGGCGTATCCCCGGCGGCGGGCCACGATCGCCGCCGGCCACATCGATGCCCGCGTGCGCTTGAGCCCGTGCACGAGCACGAGCAGATCGGAAGACAACGGCGGCCAGTGCGCGCGATCAGAACTCGCGGCGCTTCATCTCCTTGAAGATGCGGTCTGCTTCGCTGGTGTCATCGGGCGCAACGGGACGCGTCGCCTCGACGGTGGCGTCGTACGCCTTGGCGCGCGGCTTGTTCTGCGCGATCGATTTCGCGGCGTTCTTGCGGGCGAGCGCGAGGATTTTCTTGTCGTCCATGGGAGCGGGGAACGGGTGATTGAAATCTAGAGGCCGGCGGTCCTGTGGGAAGCGACGCGCCGCGGTCGTGCGCGTCACCGCATCTCTTCCTCGAGCTTCTCCACGCCAGGCGCCGGTTCCCGGGTCACGTCGCGGGCGTCCTTGTCGTCGCGCGTGCCCAGAAACACCGGTTGGCGCAACAGGCCGTCGTCCGTCCACTCGTTGAATTTCACCTCCACGACGACTTGCGGCCGCACCCAGTGCGCCGGTTCGTTCGGCTTGGGCGGATTGGCGAACGGCGACGTTTTGCGGCCCAACTTGACCAGTTGGGCGTGCACGTCGTGCAGGGACTGGTGGTCGAATCCGCCGCCGACGTGTCCGGCGTAGATGAGCCGGTCTCCGTCGTAGTAGCCGACGAGGAGTGCGCCTAGGTACTGCCGCGACCTGCGCGGCTCGGTGTAGCCGCCGACGACGAATTCCTGTTCGCGTTCGAGCTTGAGCTTGAGCCACGCGTTCGAACGCTGGCCCAACGCGTAGGGTGCGTCCATGCGTTTGGCCATGACGCCTTCCCAGCCCGACGCGCGGGCTTTGCGCAGCATTTCGCGTGC comes from Gemmatimonadaceae bacterium and encodes:
- the thiC gene encoding phosphomethylpyrimidine synthase ThiC; amino-acid sequence: MSSYSTQMAAARKGEITDAMRVVARREGLDVETVRSEVARGRLIIPANVRHLAGRLEPMAIGKVAGVKINANIGNSAVTSSIEEELEKLRLAVRYGADTVMDLSTGKDIDLVREAIIGASTVPIGTVPIYQSVLMGKELEELTANDLLDVIEHQAQQGVDYMTIHAGILLEHLPLVYGRVTGIVSRGGSLHAVWMMHHRKQNPLYERYDDLLEILRAYDVTISLGDSLRPGSVHDASDRAQFAELETLGELTKRAWARDVQVMVEGPGHIPMHQIEMNVRKQKEICLEAPFYTLGPLVTDIAPGYDHITSAIGAAMIGWYGADMLCYVTPKEHLGLPNAEDVRQGVIAYKIAAHAADIARGRAGARDRDDALSRARYAFDWNEQFRLSLDPERAREYHDETLPAEYFKSAEFCAMCGPKFCSMHHSRTIDEGIAQLARERGLTDDAPAAVEEAAAAAGR
- a CDS encoding YhbY family RNA-binding protein, with translation MALSSRERAALRAEANHLDPTVSVGAGGITPAIVQSLEDAFRSRELVKVHVGRTANLAARDVATDLAGAAHAEVVQVIGHTTTLFRLNPELRARRAKRAARDAQ
- a CDS encoding GNAT family N-acetyltransferase; translated protein: MNVRPARTADASSIKALIDLYVSDGTLLPRTLDFIREHIADFLVATDDEVVVGCVHLEEYAPSLAEIRSLAVDPGAQGQGIGAALVRTAEELAQRRELATLFAVSNSEQFFRGLGYAPEHVPELDRERSEVSKYKGVYARAVPPRR
- a CDS encoding PepSY domain-containing protein produces the protein MRVRKALTARRLDFTSLRPAAATWPECGTDRTMQGNRIISAMAALTVGAGAVVALSGFTRPVDQSQAKTIAIKACGGGTVKSESDGGMRNGDKVYTFEVNVANKSFVEKVNVDAKTGEVLDVTYAGQQA
- a CDS encoding alpha/beta fold hydrolase, translated to MSSDLLVLVHGLKRTRASMWPAAIVARRRGYAVLNWGYPSARAGIMVHAESLRRVLDALPPAPGDERIHFLTHSLGGIIVRALLARASPPNVGRVVMLGPPNAGNEIAERLGHTRAFRRIMGPAGVELGTGADSVPRRLPEATFELGVIAGERRRPALFGRWIGTPNDGLVSVSATRLVGMRDHLVVRGGHALLPANRRALSQAFTFLATGHFARGPGA